From the Glandiceps talaboti chromosome 10, keGlaTala1.1, whole genome shotgun sequence genome, one window contains:
- the LOC144440769 gene encoding uncharacterized protein LOC144440769, whose protein sequence is MPDTQPTPQQSLEKLKAARSAHRGHMTRLLEKGEEDMEHTGAFDATVLQTLRANRERILSKYTELINLDKEIYALAEAEELAAIIDESETYLDRVHTKQFIYCDFVNNKTREISTEPSTTQRNSEPPAQLQSSDQPRNPTITRAGPSTLNQAKNFVNLPKLTLPTFSGDLLKWVSFKDEFASVHENPNLDNIHKFQYLRSQLRGEAARAIEGISLNNANYGHAMTILEERYGQTHEVADAYMRAFYELPAPNAELYSLRDFHDTIETYVRALSTLGKEEDIYGQGIAPILMDKLPDDIRERIAREHGNAGWKMSQLRDAIGKEVHALRARSSRTLIGQERKSDFETPVTAAFYTKGASDKPQKTRLCAFCKGPHLPNECNIVTDKEKRLDIVKRDKLCFNCLGKHRVNDCKSKFCCRTCKRKHHTSLCKGITPTKDADTSTANSEGKQIPAQTTTQVTLSSAADTDIEKGQLLLQTAVAQVTNASGDITATATILFDLGATRSFVTTDLAKRLKTKPTTSRVTNLATFGDDDSRTRKFDVTTLSIRTINGGKCNISAMITPKIAPPTKNLITRSLVNLPHLRDLTLAHPASEIDSFEISILIGIDYFWKFVGNHIVRGPGPIAMSSSLGYILSGSVPIQGENDSIFTTILDTDTDIQQDDVYVHQYWDLETIGIHDTHNTTHDAIHFAAPEKYRE, encoded by the coding sequence ATGCCCGATACACAACCAACCCCTCAACAGTCTCTCGAAAAGTTGAAGGCTGCACGCTCAGCCCACCGCGGACATATGACAAGGCTCCTCGAGAAGGGAGAGGAAGACATGGAACACACCGGAGCATTCGATGCAACGGTACTACAAACTCTCCGAGCCAACCGTGAGCGAATCCTGTCCAAGTACACGGAGCTCATCAACCTTGACAAAGAGATCTATGCACTAGCCGAAGCAGAGGAATTAGCCGCCATCATCGACGAATCAGAAACCTACCTTGACCGAGTACATACGAAGCAATTCATATACTGTGATTTCGTCAACAACAAGACAAGAGAAATTTCTACGGAACCATCGACAACACAACGCAACTCAGAGCCACCAGCGCAACTACAGAGCTCGGATCAGCCAAGGAATCCGACTATCACTAGAGCAGGCCCCTCAACACTGAACCAAGCCAAGAATTTCGTAAACCTGCCAAAACTGACGCTCCCAACCTTCAGCGGAGATCTACTAAAATGGGTGAGTTTCAAAGACGAGTTTGCTTCCGTTCACGAGAACCCAAATCTTGATAACATACACAAATTTCAATATCTTCGTTCACAACTAAGAGGTGAAGCTGCACGTGCCATCGAGGGCATATCACTTAACAATGCTAACTACGGACATGCAATGACAATATTAGAAGAACGCTATGGTCAAACTCACGAAGTAGCTGATGCATATATGAGAGCTTTCTACGAATTACCCGCACCAAATGCCGAACTCTACAGTCTGAGAGATTTTCATGATACTATTGAGACTTATGTTCGCGCACTTAGCACACTTGGCAAAGAGGAAGACATATACGGACAAGGCATAGCACCTATTCTTATGGATAAACTACCTGATGATATACGCGAAAGGATTGCAAGGGAACATGGCAACGCGGGATGGAAAATGTCTCAGTTACGGGACGCCATCGGCAAGGAGGTACACGCCCTTCGAGCCAGGTCCTCACGGACACTCATCGGACAAGAACGTAAATCGGACTTTGAAACACCTGTAACTGCCGCCTTCTACACAAAGGGAGCATCCGACAAACCGCAAAAGACAAGATTGTGCGCATTCTGCAAGGGACCGCATCTTCCAAACGAATGTAATATCGTGACCGACAAAGAGAAACGCCTTGACATTGTAAAACGAGACAAACTTTGTTTCAATTGCCTAGGTAAACACAGAGTAAATGATTGCAAATCTAAGTTTTGTTGTCGCACTTGCAAGAGAAAACACCACACCTCGTTATGTAAAGGAATAACTCCCACAAAGGATGCCGACACTTCTACCGCAAATTCGGAAGGAAAGCAGATTCCCGCGCAAACTACTACTCAAGTAACTCTATCTTCAGCTGCTGACACTGATATAGAAAAAGGACAACTCCTTCTACAAACTGCAGTCGCCCAAGTCACCAACGCTTCAGGAGACATTACTGCAACTGCTACAATACTCTTCGATTTGGGCGCTACTCGTTCCTTCGTTACCACAGACCTCGCTAAAAGACTGAAAACGAAACCTACGACTTCAAGAGTCACCAACCTCGCAACATTTGGAGATGACGATTCACGCACTCGAAAATTCGACGTTACAACACTTTCGATACGTACAATTAATGGAGGGAAATGCAACATTTCCGCAATGATCACCCCGAAGATCGCACCACCTACGAAGAATTTAATCACTCGCTCGCTAGTTAATTTACCCCACCTACGCGATCTAACACTGGCTCATCCCGCATCGGAAATTGATTCGTTTGAGATATCTATATTGATAGGAATAGATTACTTCTGGAAATTCGTTGGAAACCACATCGTTCGTGGACCCGGACCTATCGCCATGTCGTCGTCACTCGGTTACATACTCTCTGGTTCAGTACCAATTCAAGGTGAGAATGATTCAATATTCACAACAATTCTAGATACTGATACGGACATTCAACAAGACGACGTTTACGTTCATCAATACTGGGACTTAGAGACTATAGGTATCCATGATACACACAATACTACGCATGATGCTATTCATTTCGCGGCCCCGGAGAAAtatcgggaatga